AAACGGACGGACGGTGTATGAACCAACGCTTTGTGTTGCCTATCGCCGGAGAGCAGATTCTATGACTCGCCGTGACCCTGTAGAACATTTTCGTGCTATCCAGGCTGCGTTCGTTTCGTTCGACCTTGAATGGAACGATGCACCAAAAGGGGTGCTCGGGCGGACAGATGCGTATTATCGCGTTGCCGCAGGTGCGGCCCCTGGGGCATGTTTCACTGCAGCGGGGGAACTTGCTGAGAGAAGTGATGAGGGAGCATTGAGGGTCATTGAAGCAGTCGACTCTGATGTATTGAGGTTGATGGGTTCAACAAGGCTTTCTACTGATGCTTATGCACTAGCAGTCCGACGTACAAGAGGTACTTCGGGATCGCGTGGCCGGCTAGAGGCACTCAAAAAAATAAAGCCCTCGCTTTTAAGATTATTGAGTGAATCTGAGTCTGCCGCCATAACCAATGAAGAACTTTTGCAGGCTGCTCATTGGTTGTGCGGCAAGAGAAAAACGAATGCTAGTAAGAGCAGTAAGTGATTACGATTATTGGTGGATCAGATAATTGGTGGGCGTTTTAACTTGGTTAGTCTGGCAACGGTTCGGTAACTAATTAGTTGGCGTTGGCTTGGTCGATGGCGACAACCAGTTAAAGACCCACGAAGAATTGCTTTGAGAGTGGATAGTCGCCGCCATTCACGTACCAAAGAAAGAAAAGACCAATTAAATAGGTAGATGAGAGCAAAGGGTGGAGGTAACAAACGCCGAGCTAGCCAAACTCTGTTTCGGGCAGTTTGTTTAAAAAAGTTTGGATGGTTACCTTCTGGGGAGGAGACAGGGTGCTGGATCAGCAATAGGGGAGCATAAAGAACCTGCCATCCAGCATCGATAAGGCGCCAAGCGAGATCAGTCTCCTCTAATCCATAGAAATATTCAGCGTAGAATCCACTTACTTGGTCAAATGCACTCTTACGAATCACGCAAGCGCCCCCGGGGAACGAAGTTGCTTGACAAGTATGGTCGGGTCGCTTAAAAAGCATTGGGTGGTGCCGGTTAGTGGTTTCACCGTCAGCATCAGTGATCCCAAGACCCACCACCGCCACCAACGGGTTCGAAGCAGCCATTTCGACCGCTTGGGCGATAACCCCATTAGTGGCATACCACGCGTCGTCATCCAAAAAGCAAAGAAATTCTCCAGAAGCTGCCGCCGCTCCAAGATTGCGCCCTCCAGGAATACCGGTATTTTCCCCTGGCTCAACCACCACATCAGCCAAATCGTGAGCCGAGTTCCCTCCATTTACGACGAGCACAACCTCAACCAGAACGCCTTCTTGGGAGCGAGCAGAAGCGACTGCGGCGGCTAAACTCTCCGGGCGATCGCCCATGGTGAGGATCACCACTGAAACAGAATGCATACGGTCAGGGTAGTGGCCAAAGAGCCGCAACCTTGGAAGATAGACTGGGCTGGTGGCTCTTTCTGTTTCAATCGTGATACGCGCCTTTAACGAGGCCGAGCATTTGCCGACCCTGCTTGAAGGTCTTGCTATGCAAACTCATCAAGCCGATCAAGTGATCTTGGTCGATTCAGGTTCCACCGACTGTTCAGCAGAGATTTGTCAAGAATTTGGAGCCGATGTGGTGAGGATTGCTCCCGGAGATTTTACCTTCGGACGAGCCCTCAACGTAGGTTGCCGAGAAGCAAGTAGCGATATCTTGGTCTTTGTAAGTGCTCACGTGTATCCATTTGATGAGCATTGGTTGGCCCGGCTGGTGGCTCCTTTTGAAGAAAACCCTGAGGTGGCCTTGGTCTACGGCAGACAAACCGGCGATGAGCGCACCCACTTTTCTGAGATGGAGATGATGCGCCGTTGGTTTCCTTACGTTTCTGACCCACAACAAGATCACCCTTTTTGCAATAATGCCAACTGTGCGGTGCGACGCACCGTTTGGGAACAAAACCCCTACGACGAAACCCTCACTGGGCTTGAAGACATGGCATGGGCAAAACAAGCCTTGGCCAACGGTCATGGCCTTTGGTATGAGGCAGAGGCCATGATTGTGCACGTGCACGAGGAAAGCATCGCCCAGACCATGAATCGTTATCGTCGAGAGGCGATAGCCCACAAGCGAGTTTTTGGGCACCAAAAGATGGGGTTTATTGAAGCAACTGGACTTTTTATAGCCAACACGCTTCGTGATTATGTGGCTGCGGTACCTCGGAGATGCTTGTTAAGTAATTTTTTGAGCATCCCTCGTTTTCGTTACGCACAGTTTCGTGGGGCATGGCAAGGGTTTCGCCAACACGATGACCCCACCGCTGAACTAAAGCGACGGTTCTATTACCCCAAAGGCTTTACCACAAAACGAAAACGCCCGTTACCAGGCTCAGAAGGATAGAAAGACTCAATGCTAAACGTTGTTGCATTTATGCCTATGCGTCATTCCAGCGAGCGGGTGCCGGGCAAAAACTATCGGGACTTCAATGGTGCACCGTTGTTTCACCACATGCTGCAAACCCTGCTGGCCTGCCCGCAAATTACTCAAGTGGTCGTTGATACAGATAGCCCCACGGTGGCTGATCAATGCGCAGAAAAGTTTCCTACCGTGTTGGTGATACCCCGACCTAAGCATTTGCTGGGCGGTGAAGTACCCATGACAGAAATTCTCCGGCACGATGCCGGCCAGTTGGATGCTGATTGGTATTTGCAAACACACTCCACTAGTCCTTTGTTGCGCACCGAAACAATTTCTGCCGGCCTTGCTGCTTTAGAAGAAGCGTCAAACAC
This genomic window from Acidimicrobiia bacterium contains:
- a CDS encoding glycosyltransferase family 2 protein → MHSVSVVILTMGDRPESLAAAVASARSQEGVLVEVVLVVNGGNSAHDLADVVVEPGENTGIPGGRNLGAAAASGEFLCFLDDDAWYATNGVIAQAVEMAASNPLVAVVGLGITDADGETTNRHHPMLFKRPDHTCQATSFPGGACVIRKSAFDQVSGFYAEYFYGLEETDLAWRLIDAGWQVLYAPLLLIQHPVSSPEGNHPNFFKQTARNRVWLARRLLPPPFALIYLFNWSFLSLVREWRRLSTLKAILRGSLTGCRHRPSQRQLISYRTVARLTKLKRPPII
- a CDS encoding glycosyltransferase family 2 protein, with product MVALSVSIVIRAFNEAEHLPTLLEGLAMQTHQADQVILVDSGSTDCSAEICQEFGADVVRIAPGDFTFGRALNVGCREASSDILVFVSAHVYPFDEHWLARLVAPFEENPEVALVYGRQTGDERTHFSEMEMMRRWFPYVSDPQQDHPFCNNANCAVRRTVWEQNPYDETLTGLEDMAWAKQALANGHGLWYEAEAMIVHVHEESIAQTMNRYRREAIAHKRVFGHQKMGFIEATGLFIANTLRDYVAAVPRRCLLSNFLSIPRFRYAQFRGAWQGFRQHDDPTAELKRRFYYPKGFTTKRKRPLPGSEG
- a CDS encoding acylneuraminate cytidylyltransferase family protein, which gives rise to MLNVVAFMPMRHSSERVPGKNYRDFNGAPLFHHMLQTLLACPQITQVVVDTDSPTVADQCAEKFPTVLVIPRPKHLLGGEVPMTEILRHDAGQLDADWYLQTHSTSPLLRTETISAGLAALEEASNTHDSLFSVTRLQTRLYDADGVPVNHDPAVLLRTQDLPPLYEENSGMYVFSRQQISEGRRFGDRPLLFEIDPLEATDIDEETDFVLAETLQRMNKEQTI